In Bombus vancouverensis nearcticus chromosome 1, iyBomVanc1_principal, whole genome shotgun sequence, a single genomic region encodes these proteins:
- the LOC117158684 gene encoding facilitated trehalose transporter Tret1 has product MTTMERGILRQMFIGIVCNLLIIDSGLNEGWSTPIIPKFEQDDPVKVSSDKVVWIVNLMYVGVGLGSIVPFLLMDRIGRKGTLLFATIPKIASWILIGLAATVPQLYFGRILAGIGCGITYSVMPMYLGEVSSKKTRGPLGTLMAVLLNTGMMLAYAIGLWVSRFTMSMISVSIPLIFLLTFVWLPESSVFLTKKNKLISAERTLKWALGKDDVMEELEEIKRIVATEDHSPDRTLGRSLQEIFTRRENRRAFRIAVIVMSALTLTGAAPLLAYQSFIFEEAGFEVATNISIVITGCAIVLAGSVCVLLVRMAGKRLLLLISTPICVVSLTMMGIFFGLLTSDHDVSKLRWIPSVFLVIYVLGYGLALNPIPLAYVGEIFHIDVKVPAAIFCSVYYAIATTTMVKFYQVLQESYGTYMPILVFAVITLLIWLLIYRYVPETEGKTLEEIQIELRRKY; this is encoded by the exons ATGACAACCATGGAGCGTGGAATATTACGACAGATGTTTATTGGAATCGTTT GCAACCTTCTGATCATCGATAGTGGATTGAACGAAGGATGGAGCACTCCTATTATACCAAAATTCGAGCAGGACGATCCTGTGAAAGTATCCAGCGACAAAGTGGTTTGGATAGTGAACTTGATGTACGTCGGAGTTGGTCTCGGCTCAATCGTGCCGTTTCTTTTGATGGACAGGATCGGTCGCAAAGGAACGCTATTGTTCGCCACGATACCAAAGATTGCCAGCTGGATTTTAATCGGTTTGGCAGCTACTGTTCCACAGCTTTACTTTGGTAGAATACTTGCTGGCATTGGATGTGGGATAACGTACTCTGTGATGCCTATGTACTTGGGCGAAGTTAGCAGCAAAAAGACCCGTGGACCGTTAG GTACTCTGATGGCTGTGCTTCTAAACACGGGGATGATGCTAGCGTACGCGATCGGCTTATGGGTGTCTCGTTTCACGATGTCCATGATCTCGGTCTCGATACCCTTAATATTTCTCTTGACGTTTGTCTGGTTACCGGAAAGCTCCGTGTTCCTCACGAAGAAGAATAAACTAATATCCGCGGAGAGGACGTTGAAATGGGCATTAGGAAAGGACGACGTGATGGAGGAACTAGAAGAAATCAAACGGATCGTGGCGACCGAAGATCACAGCCCCGATAGAACGTTGGGAAGATCATTGCAGGAGATTTTCACTAGGCGTGAGAATCGTCGTGCTTTTCGTATCGCTGTGATTGTCATGAGCGCGTTGACGTTAACGGGGGCGGCTCCTTTGCTCGCTTATCAATCGTTCATATTCGAGGAAGCTGGCTTCGAGGTCGCAACGAATATTAGCATCGTGATCACTGGATGTGCAATTGTATTAGCTGGAAGCGTGTGCGTGTTGCTGGTGAGGATGGCCGGCAAGAGATTGCTGTTGCTGATCTCGACGCCCATCTGTGTGGTGTCCTTGACGATGATGGGAATCTTCTTCGGGCTCCTGACGAGCGACCACGACGTCTCCAAGCTACGATGGATACCCAGCGTGTTCCTTGTGATTTATGTGCTTGGGTACGGACTCGCGCTGAACCCGATCCCGCTGGCCTACGTAGGCGAGATCTTTCACATAGACGTGAAGGTACCCGCCGCCATATTCTGCTCAGTCTATTACGCCATCGCTACCACTACCATGGTAAAATTCTATCAG GTGCTTCAAGAATCGTACGGAACGTACATGCCAATATTGGTGTTCGCTGTGATTACTTTACTTATATGGTTACTAATTTATCGATACGTGCCAGAGACCGAAGGGAAGACCTTGGAGGAAATACAAATAGAACTACGAAGAAAATATTGA